One Phoenix dactylifera cultivar Barhee BC4 unplaced genomic scaffold, palm_55x_up_171113_PBpolish2nd_filt_p 000026F, whole genome shotgun sequence genomic window carries:
- the LOC103713643 gene encoding ubiquitin-conjugating enzyme E2 variant 1C-like isoform X1, which translates to MTIGSGGSSVVVPRNFRLLEELERGEKGIGDGTVSYGMDDGDDIYMRSWTGTIIGPINSVHEGRIYQLKLFCDKDYPEKPPSVRFHSRINMTCVNPETGVVEAKKFGMLANWQREFTMEDILTQLKKEMAAPHSRKLVQPPEGAFF; encoded by the exons ATGACGATCGGTTCTGGAGGATCGAGTGTTGTAG TACCTCGAAACTTTAGATTACTGGAGGAACTTGAACGTGGAGAGAAAGGTATTGGAGATGGCACAGTAAGCTATGGAATGGATGATGGAGATGATATTTACATGCGATCTTGGACAGGGACCATTATTGGTCCAATTAAT TCGGTACACGAAGGTCGTATCTATCAGTTGAAGCTCTTCTGTGATAAAGATTACCCAGAGAAGCCCCCAAGTGTTCGCTTTCACTCGCGGATCAACATGACGTGTGTTAACCCTGAGACTGGAGTT GTTGAGGCCAAGAAGTTTGGAATGCTGGCAAATTGGCAGAGGGAATTCACCATGGAGGACATCCTGACCCAGCTGAAGAAGGAAATGGCAGCCCCACACAGTCGGAAGCTTGTTCAGCCCCCTGAAGGCGCCTTCTTCTAG
- the LOC103713643 gene encoding ubiquitin-conjugating enzyme E2 variant 1C-like isoform X2: protein MPISSGGSSDVVPRNFRLLEELERGEKGIGDGTVSYGMDDGDDIYMRSWTGTIIGPINSVHEGRIYQLKLFCDKDYPEKPPSVRFHSRINMTCVNPETGVVEAKKFGMLANWQREFTMEDILTQLKKEMAAPHSRKLVQPPEGAFF, encoded by the exons ATGCCGATCAGCTCCGGAGGATCAAGTGATGTTG TACCTCGAAACTTTAGATTACTGGAGGAACTTGAACGTGGAGAGAAAGGTATTGGAGATGGCACAGTAAGCTATGGAATGGATGATGGAGATGATATTTACATGCGATCTTGGACAGGGACCATTATTGGTCCAATTAAT TCGGTACACGAAGGTCGTATCTATCAGTTGAAGCTCTTCTGTGATAAAGATTACCCAGAGAAGCCCCCAAGTGTTCGCTTTCACTCGCGGATCAACATGACGTGTGTTAACCCTGAGACTGGAGTT GTTGAGGCCAAGAAGTTTGGAATGCTGGCAAATTGGCAGAGGGAATTCACCATGGAGGACATCCTGACCCAGCTGAAGAAGGAAATGGCAGCCCCACACAGTCGGAAGCTTGTTCAGCCCCCTGAAGGCGCCTTCTTCTAG